In a single window of the Terriglobales bacterium genome:
- a CDS encoding M24 family metallopeptidase, which produces MDLAAIQSALREQKLDAWLFYDHHHRDPIAYRVLGLPETLMVTRRWFYLIPAQGEPAKLVHRIEASHLDSLPGSKREYSAWQELWENLKAMLAPYRVIAMQYSPNNLVPYIGLVDAGTIELIRSFGKEISSSGDLVARFEATWSEAQIQTHYAARDKIDAITAAAFQEIGRRVRNGGTHEFEMQQWIMEAFRRENLVTEDPPIVGVNAHSGDPHYEPRADRSAPIREGDFVLLDIWARLDQPDSVYYDITWTGFVGKSVPERHRKIFEIVRGARDVGVRTVQEAIAQGRRICGWEVDQATRQHIAAAGYGAQFVHRTGHSIGTTVHANGANMDNLETKDEREIIPNSCFSIEPGIYLPEFGVRSEVNVLVRPGRAEVTGKIQQEIVLI; this is translated from the coding sequence ATGGACCTGGCCGCCATCCAGTCTGCCCTCCGCGAGCAGAAACTCGACGCCTGGCTCTTCTATGACCACCACCATCGCGACCCCATCGCCTACCGCGTCCTCGGCCTCCCGGAGACGCTGATGGTGACCCGGCGCTGGTTCTATCTCATCCCCGCCCAAGGCGAGCCCGCGAAGCTGGTGCATCGCATCGAGGCCAGCCACCTCGACTCCCTGCCCGGCTCCAAACGTGAGTACTCCGCCTGGCAGGAGCTGTGGGAGAACCTCAAGGCGATGCTCGCGCCCTACCGCGTCATCGCCATGCAGTATTCGCCCAACAACCTGGTGCCCTACATCGGGCTCGTCGACGCCGGTACCATCGAGCTCATCCGCAGCTTCGGCAAGGAGATCTCGAGTTCTGGCGATCTCGTGGCCCGCTTCGAGGCCACCTGGTCCGAAGCCCAGATCCAGACGCACTACGCCGCCCGCGACAAGATCGACGCCATCACTGCCGCCGCCTTCCAGGAGATCGGGCGCCGCGTCCGCAACGGCGGCACTCACGAGTTCGAGATGCAGCAGTGGATCATGGAGGCCTTCCGGCGCGAAAACCTGGTTACCGAGGACCCGCCCATTGTCGGCGTCAACGCTCACTCCGGCGACCCGCATTACGAGCCCCGCGCCGACCGTTCCGCTCCCATCCGTGAAGGCGACTTTGTCCTGCTCGACATCTGGGCCCGGCTCGACCAGCCCGACTCCGTTTACTACGACATCACCTGGACCGGCTTCGTGGGCAAATCCGTCCCCGAACGCCACCGGAAGATCTTCGAGATCGTGCGCGGCGCCCGCGATGTCGGCGTCCGGACCGTGCAGGAAGCCATCGCCCAGGGCCGCCGCATCTGCGGCTGGGAAGTGGACCAGGCCACGCGCCAGCACATCGCCGCCGCCGGCTACGGAGCGCAGTTCGTCCACCGCACCGGCCACTCCATCGGCACCACCGTCCACGCCAACGGAGCCAACATGGACAACCTCGAGACCAAGGACGAGCGCGAGATCATTCCCAACTCCTGCTTCTCCATCGAGCCCGGCATCTATCTGCCCGAGTTCGGCGTGCGCAGCGAAGTGAACGTACTCGTGCGCCCCGGCCGCGCCGAAGTCACCGGGAAAATCCAGCAGGAGATCGTCCTCATCTGA